The Drosophila mauritiana strain mau12 chromosome 2R, ASM438214v1, whole genome shotgun sequence genome has a segment encoding these proteins:
- the LOC117137898 gene encoding transmembrane protein 53 yields the protein MSISPSHPCGLNPDGTATQYKESKAAIQTSGLQSSPRSFLPEREDTLEYFIKFPKPSSKNEFVQAKDPDGEDSHVPIVMLLGWAGCQDRYLMKYSKIYEERGLITVRYTAPVDSLFWKRSEMIPIGEKILKLIQDMNFDAHPLIFHIFSNGGAYLYQHINLAVIKHKSPLQVRGVIFDSAPGERRIMSLYRAITAIYGREKRCNCLAALVITITLSIMWFVEESISALKSLFVPSSPVRPSPFCDLKNEANRYPQLFLYSKGDIVIPYRDVEKFIRLRRDQGIQVSSVCFEDAEHVKIYTKYPKQYVQCVCNFIRNCMAIPPIKVAVNSEPSENVCGVNLKYD from the exons ATGTCGATATCGCCTTCGCACCCGTGCGGGTTAAACCCTGACGGCACAGCCACCCAGTATAAAGAATCGAAGGCCGCCATACAAACTTCTGGTCTCCAGTCATCACCTAGGTCCTTCCTACCGGAGCGAGAGGATACGTTAGAGTACTTCATAAAGTTTCCGAAGCCTTCGTCTAAAAATGAGTTTGTACAAGCTAAGGACCCTGACGGCGAGGACAGCCACGTGCCCATTGTCATGCTGTTGGGGTGGGCGGGCTGCCAGGATCGATACCTCATGAAATACTCAAAAATTTACGAGGAGCGGGG CCTAATTACTGTGCGATACACGGCTCCGGTAGACAGTCTATTTTGGAAGCGATCCGAAATGATTCCTATTGGCGAGAAAATTCTTAAACTAATCCAGGACATGAATTTTGACGCCCATCCACTAATATTTCACATATTTTCCAATGGCGGGGCCTACTTGTACCAACATATTAATTTAGCTGTGATCAAGCACAAGTCTCCGCTGCAAGTTCGCGGCGTGATTTTTGACTCCGCTCCTGGGGAGCGTAGGATAATGAGCCTGTATCGCGCCATTACAGCCATCTATGGTAGGGAAAAGCGCTGTAACTGCTTGGCCGCACTGGTTATAACCATCACACTCAGTATTATGTGGTTTGTGGAG GAATCAATTTCTGCCTTGAAAAGCCTATTCGTGCCGTCTTCGCCAGTACGCCCCAGTCCATTTTGCGACCTTAAAAACGAAGCCAATAGATACCCACAGCTTTTTCTGTATTCGAAAGGTGACATAGTGATTCCCTATCGGGATGTGGAAAAATTTATTCGTCTCAGACGCGATCAGGGTATTCAGGTATCGTCAGTATGCTTCGAGGATGCCGAGCACGTTAAGATTTACACCAAATATCCCAAGCAGTACGTccagtgtgtgtgtaattTTATTAGGAACTGCATGGCAATTCCTCCTATCAAGGTGGCTGTTAATTCTGAGCCATCCGAAAATGTGTGTGGGGTTAACCTAAAATACGATTAG
- the LOC117137696 gene encoding uncharacterized protein LOC117137696: MGASNRILQVAVSASVFSLICFVIAFSTPYWLVTDGRLQDPRFTNLGLWEVCFNNFQDIHRFFDNSFNGCLWVFEEEYYIIHDFLLPGFYISVQLFATLCFVMCLVVIPLTAAFLRTSRDDDRYMVLLLAIGSCQVVGSVFGFIAVVIFGAKGDSRDWMPGWQNNDMGWSFALGVVGAVLLLPAGVLYLVEARRERYKRLNEISNREISEYGDEYYQNQASPAVLPTAPSPYQSYFASEPSRPRRPQQSSASNSAVQGGIQTDI, from the coding sequence ATGGGTGCGTCCAACCGCATTTTACAAGTTGCCGTTAGCGCGTCCGTGTTTTCCCTAATATGTTTTGTTATCGCGTTTTCCACGCCCTATTGGCTGGTTACAGACGGTAGATTACAAGACCCGCGATTCACTAACCTAGGCCTTTGGGAAGTTTGTTTCAACAACTTCCAGGACATACACCGATTTTTTGACAATTCCTTTAACGGATGCCTATGGGTTTTCGAAGAGGAATATTACATCATACACGACTTCCTCCTGCCTGGCTTCTACATATCCGTTCAACTTTTTGCTACGCTATGCTTTGTAATGTGCCTTGTTGTTATACCACTCACTGCAGCATTTCTTCGCACTTCTCGCGACGATGACAGGTACATGGTGCTCCTGCTGGCAATAGGATCATGCCAGGTTGTGGGCTCTGTGTTCGGGTTTATTGCTGTGGTCATTTTTGGCGCAAAAGGAGATTCTCGGGATTGGATGCCAGGATGGCAGAACAACGATATGGGCTGGTCATTTGCTCTGGGCGTTGTTGGCGCTGTGCTGCTACTGCCGGCTGGCGTACTCTACCTGGTAGAAGCGCGTCGGGAAAGGTACAAGCGCCTAAACGAAATCAGCAATCGGGAGATCAGTGAATACGGTGATGAGTATTACCAGAATCAGGCATCCCCCGCAGTGCTTCCGACCGCTCCGTCGCCATATCAATCCTATTTTGCATCCGAGCCAAGCCGACCAAGAAGACCCCAACAAAGTAGTGCATCGAATTCCGCTGTACAAGGAGGAATTCAAACAGATATATAA
- the LOC117136502 gene encoding inactive serine protease scarface, translated as MSVSHFREQLALCITLAVLAAASGDYQANMFLNGQYQNGIKDQKENHLSVNPSTNVFLNHAIISRQASPFQGPTYLPPKEFLKCAPGQQCVRSGQCLNGFFAQQLPKIQNCDPETTVCCTYRAPPATTTTTTPVPVAICGHDSDCVTPDNCRNGEISAINYVKKQGPNRCPAPNTCCRIPSTTLTEDGYIFNLPEKTFPLPTKPAVLAVRSTQAPFRPQPTTAVPASRPTIEYLPPSTTQRPSYENVQTSRRPVYLPPSPATESASSLIPQIRPRPEPRPQPTRRPTNEYLPPAAANEIPRFEPDRAPQPSNQKPIYRGEDQLSPQIFPTPQPANVPKHFAKCASALVCTSENFCNAIGVLSETPVELSPMEAAFRVPLTDCLQAENGSPGKCCRDPNYVDPWPVNLAGVCATRNKRTKPTGVKDLDANFAEIPWQAMILRESSKTLICGGAIIGDQFVLSSASCVNGLPVTDIRVKAGEWELGSTNEPLPFQLTGVKTIDVHPDYDPSTNAHDLAIIRLERRLEFASHIQPICISDEDPKDSEQCFTSGWGKQALSIHEEGALMHVTDTLTQARSECNADSSSVCSATKFDSCQFDVGSALACGSGSSVRLKGIFAGENSCGEGQTVRFAKPDIKWINTAFAENNKPLLLKRF; from the exons ATGTCCGTTTCACACTTCAGGGAGCAGCTCGCCCTGTGCATCACCCTGGCAGTGCTCGCCGCCGCCAGTGGCGACTACCAGGCCAACATGTTTCTAAATGGCCAATATCAGAACGGCATCAAGGACCAAAAGGAGAACCACCTTTCAGTAAACCCCTCGACGAACGTGTTCCTCAACCACGCCATAATCAGCCGGCAAGCGTCGCCCTTCCAGGGCCCAACCTATCTGCCTCCCAAGGAGTTCCTGAAGTGCGCTCCCGGCCAGCAGTGCGTCCGCAGTGGTCAGTGCCTGAACGGATTTTTCGCCCAGCAACTACCCAAGATTCAA AACTGTGATCCGGAAACCACTGTCTGCTGTACTTATAGGGCGCCTCCTGCCACCACAACAACCACTACTCCCGTGCCAGTGGCAATTTGTGGCCACGACTCCGATTGTGTTACTCCGGACAACTGCCGGAACGGCGAGATTAGCGCCATAAACTACGTAAAGAAGCAAGGA CCCAACCGCTGCCCTGCCCCTAATACATGCTGCCGCATACCCTCGACCACGCTAACGGAGGATGGCTATATTTTCAACCTTCCGGAAAAGACCTTCCCGCTGCCGACGAAACCAGCAGTGCTCGCGGTGCGCTCCACCCAGGCGCCGTTCCGCCCGCAGCCCACGACTGCTGTGCCAGCTTCTCGACCCACCATTGAGTATCTGCCGCCCTCCACCACACAGCGTCCCAGTTACGAGAACGTCCAGACAAGCCGACGTCCGGTCTACTTGCCACCTTCCCCGGCCACTGAGTCGGCCAGCAGTCTCATCCCACAAATTAGGCCGAGGCCGGAGCCACGCCCCCAGCCGACGCGCCGGCCTACGAACGAGTACCTGCCGCCTGCGGCCGCTAACGAAATCCCTCGGTTCGAGCCTGACCGCGCTCCGCAGCCATCGAACCAGAAGCCAATCTACCGCGGAGAGGACCAGCTGTCGCCTCAGATCTTTCCCACTCCCCAGCCAGCCAATGTCCCAAAACACTTCGCCAAGTGCGCCTCCGCCTTAGTGTGCACCTCTGAGAACTTCTGCAACGCCATCGGAGTGCTGTCTGAGACCCCCGTAGAGCTGTCTCCGATGGAAGCGGCTTTCCGAGTGCCCCTTACGGACTGTTTGCAGGCAGAGAACGGCTCCCCCGGGAAGTGCTGTCGTGACCCTAACTACGTAGACCCCTGGCCGGTTAACTTAGCCGGAGTGTGCGCGACAAGGAACAAGCG AACGAAGCCCACGGGAGTTAAGGATCTGGATGCAAACTTCGCCGAAATCCCCTGGCAGGCCATGATCTTGCGCGAGTCCAGTAAGACGCTTATTTGCGGAGGAGCCATTATCGGAGACCAATTTGTTCTGAGCTCCGCCAGCTGCGTGAATGG CCTTCCGGTGACCGACATTCGTGTTAAGGCTGGCGAATGGGAGCTGGGCAGCACGAACGAGCCTCTGCCGTTCCAGCTGACAGGAGTCAAGACCATCGACGTCCATCCCGACTACGATCCGTCGACAAACGCCCACGACTTGGCCATTATCCGACTCGAAAGACGTTTGGAGTTCGCATCCCACATCCAGCCCATCTGCATAAGCGACGAGGACCCAAAGGATTCCGAGCAATGTTTCACCTCTGGCTGGGGAAAGCAAGCGTTATCTA TACATGAAGAGGGCGCTCTAATGCACGTGACCGACACTTTGACGCAAGCACGCAGCGAGTGCAATGCCGACTCCAGCAGTGTGTGCAGTGCTACCAAGTTCGACTCTTGCCAATTCGACGTGGGAAGCGCGCTTGCCTGCGGCAGCGGCTCCAGCGTGCGCCTCAAGGGAATCTTCGCCGGTGAGAACTCCTGCGGAGAGGGGCAGACAGTGCGTTTTGCCAAGCCGGACATTAAGTGGATTAACACGGCGTTCGCCGAAAACAACAAGCCGCTCCTGTTGAAGAGATTTTGA
- the LOC117137199 gene encoding cytosolic non-specific dipeptidase, with amino-acid sequence MSELSSELQKFFAFVDGKKEDYIGALKTVVGIQSVSAWPEKRGEIDRMVEWTADRLRSLGTETELADVGQQTLPNGQIIPLPKVLLGTLGKDPSKKTVLVYGHLDVQPALKEDGWNTNPFELTEVDGKLFGRGASDDKGPVLCWIHAIEAYQKLNIALPVNVKFVFEGMEESGSEGLDDLLLERKDNFLADVDFVCISDNYWLGKKRPCLTYGLRGLAYFQVEVECSSKDLHSGVFGGTVHEAMPDLCHLLSILVDKDTKILVPGVDRDVAPQIKNEQSIYENIDFEVSEYKKDIGVEQLPHNGDKTRLLQARWRYPSLSVHGIEGAFYEPGAKTVIPKKVIGKFSIRLVPNQDPKHIEECVVKYLNDKWAERGSPNKMKVTMLSAGKPWTEDPNHPHYEAAKRAIKHVFNVEPDMTREGGSIPVTLTLQEATGKNVILVPVGACDDGAHSQNEKIDIYNYIEGTKLLGAYLHEVGKL; translated from the exons ATGTCCGAGCTATCAAGTGAACTTCAAAAATTCTTTGC CTTTGTGGACGGCAAAAAAGAAGATTACATCGGGGCCCTAAAAACCGTTGTGGGTATTCAGTCCGTTTCAGCCTGGCCCGAAAAGCGAGGCGAGATCGATCGCATGGTGGAATGGACCGCGGATCGGCTGAGGTCCCTGGGCACCGAGACGGAGCTGGCAGATGTGGGTCAGCAGACTTTGCCGAACGGCCAGATTATACCTCTACCAAAGGTTCTGCTGGGAACTTTGGGCAAAGACCCTTCTAAGAAGACCGTGTTGGTCTACGGTCATTTGGATGTGCAGCCCGCCCTGAAGGAAGATGGATGGAACACCAATCCCTTTGAGCTTACGGAGGTGGATGGAAAGCTGTTTGGGCGCGGGGCATCCGACGACAAGGGCCCTGTTCTGTGCTGGATCCACGCTATCGAAGCTTATCAGAAGCTCAACATTGCACTGCCTGTGAACGTTAAATTCGTATTTGAGGGAATGGAGGAAAGCGGCAGCGAAGGCCTCGATGACTTGTTATTGGAACGTAAAGATAATTTCTTAGCGGATGTTGATTTTGTTTGCATATCCGATAACTACTGGCTTGGAAAAAAACGCCCTTGCCTGACATATGGGCTTCGCGGTTTGGCATACTTTCAAGTGGAGGTGGAGTGCTCCAGCAAAGACTTGCATAGCGGAGTTTTTGGGGGCACAGTTCACGAAGCAATGCCGGATCTTTGTCATTTGCTGAGCATACTTGTCGATAAGGATACGAAAATCCTAGTTCCTGGTGTGGATCGCGAC GTCGCACCCCAGATCAAGAACGAGCAATCTATATATGAGAACATAGACTTTGAAGTTTCTGAGTACAA GAAAGACATTGGTGTTGAACAGCTGCCGCATAATGGCGATAAAACAAGGTTACTTCAAGCCAGGTGGCGCTATCCCAGTCTTTCTGTTCATGGAATTGAAGGTGCATTTTATGAGCCAGGCGCAAAAACGGTCATTCCGAAGAAGGTTATTGGTAAGTTCTCTATTCGTCTTGTCCCCAACCAAGATCCAAAGCATATTGAGGAGTGTGTTGTAAAATACCTTAACGATAAATGGGCCGAGCGAGGATCGCCGAACAAAATGAAG GTTACAATGCTCTCAGCTGGCAAGCCCTGGACTGAGGACCCTAACCATCCTCATTATGAGGCTGCAAAAAGAGCCATAAAGCATGTTTTCAATGTAGAACCAGATATGACCCGCGAAGGGGGATCTATTCCAGTAACGTTAACATTGCAGGAAGCCACTGGTAAAAACGTTATCCTTGTGCCAGTGGGCGCATGTGACGACGGTGCCCATTCTCAAAATGAGAAAATCGATATCTACAATTACATCGAAGGC ACTAAACTTCTTGGCGCCTATCTGCACGAAGTGGGAAAATTATAA
- the LOC117136676 gene encoding uncharacterized protein LOC117136676 isoform X1, with protein sequence MNKSNAFYTTGSVFMDRSLDSIGSCSLDVDADSSDISDTSGSLNFPTPLSVRDITREFTANLRERCVPSLPPQPQHKTPAYVESRSTELEHMVLSPAIVECDQEPSSNDFDETSAGNSQEAPEKKPSYLNLACCVNGYSNLTTYDSKIRQDINKSREVSPIRPSTSSLQYCKRNHFLATPTLHSMPSPATKCKPIEPNNNSNDSSGNFNSGSGHSNGNGSFIKQRVERLYGPGALAQGFYSPKKHGQSPSNAAGRSERGHVEIDSLQGSELARKFKQLSPSKDYGEFRKKLQKKCSQSTTARIDESLHSPGLNGDLDLPVFRHLSQEFRAQLPTVSPKRSAPRSCMAPDVLLVDNESSSDHGPTDEVDHESTKMAKLASEEYISTSNISLEAVVKDGNFFLKILKEEQARLLVLAALAEKYADALSANPDISEDTFGLLRSASGKARLLVSQKMKQFEGLCHNNLNRSPEDKFPTTLDDLQGFWDMVYLQVEHVDSIFADIEQLKSNDWKAKAQSVADQPDLGTIPTKSKATKSSKVGVSQVKSVGKASSVRVNGSAPPPPNSAAALKREAQRKLLLEMKRQRREAMTAAAKLNPIDGDGASDVPGIIGDSCANPSVSNGS encoded by the exons ATGAATAAGTCCAATGCTTTTTATACAACAGGCTCAGTTTTCATGGATCGCAGTCTGGACTCTATTGGCAGCTGTTCACTGGATGTAGACGCCGACTCCTCCGATATATCAG ATACCAGTGGGAGCCTGAACTTCCCAACGCCGCTGTCAGTAAGGGACATAACACGCGAATTCACTGCCAACCTTCGGGAGCGCTGTGTTCCTAGCTTGCCTCCGCAGCCTCAGCACAAAACCCCTGCCTACGTCGAATCCAGGTCGACTGAGCTGGAGCACATGGTGCTGTCACCTGCAATTGTGGAGTGCGACCAAGAGCCGAGCTCCAATGATTTTGACGAGACTTCTGCAGGAAATTCACAGGAAGCTCCCGAAAAGAAGCCCAGCTATTTAAACCTGGCCTGCTGCGTCAACGGTTATTCCAACCTTACCACCTACGACTCCAAGATTCGGCAGGACATAAACAAGTCACGTGAGGTTTCCCCGATTCGTCCCTCCACCAGCAGTCTACAGTACTGCAAACGCAACCACTTTCTAGCGACTCCAACTCTGCACAGCATGCCTTCTCCGGCCACCAAGTGCAAGCCCATCGagccaaacaacaacagcaacgacaGTAGCGGGAATTTCAATTCGGGTTCTGGTCACAGCAATGGAAATGGCAGTTTCATCAAGCAACGGGTGGAGCGACTTTACGGGCCGGGTGCATTAGCACAGGGTTTCTACAGCCCCAAAAAGCACGGTCAGTCACCATCGAATGCTGCAGGGCGATCGGAAAGGGGTCATGTGGAGATCGACTCTCTACAAGGCTCCGAACTGGCTCGGAAATTCAAGCAGCTCTCCCCCAGTAAAGACTACGGAGAGTTCCGAAAAAAACTGCAAAAGAAATGCTCTCAGAGTACAACGGCGAGGATAGACGAGTCGTTGCATTCTCCAGGTCTAAATGGAGATCTGGACCTGCCCGTTTTTAGGCACCTCAGTCAAGAGTTCCGCGCCCAGTTGCCTACTGTGTCACCAAAAAGGAGTGCTCCTCGATCTTGCATGGCTCCTGACGTACTGCTTGTAGATAACGAGTCAAGTTCAGACCATGGTCCCACGGACGAAGTAGACCACGAATCCACAAAAATGGCCAAACTAGCCTCGGAGGAATACATCAGCACTTCCAATATTTCTCTTGAAGCTGTTGTTAAGGACGGAAATTTCTTTCTGAAAATACTAAAAGAGGAACAAGCCCGTCTGTTGGTGCTAGCCGCTCTTGCTGAAAAATATGCAGACGCCTTGTCG GCAAATCCAGATATCTCCGAAGATACCTTTGGGCTACTGCGATCAGCGTCGGGTAAGGCCCGTCTCTTGGTATCGCAGAAAATGAAACAATTCGAGG gTCTTTGCCACAATAATCTCAATCGCTCACCAGAGGATAAGTTTCCAACAACTCTGGATGACTTACAAGGATTCTGGGATATGGTTTATTTGCAAGTGGAGCACGTGGATTCTATTTTTGCTGATATAGAGCAACTCAAAAGTAACGATTGGAAGGCAAAAGCACAGTCCGTGGCTGACCAACCCGATTTGGGCACCATACCAACTAAGAGTAAGGCAACAAAGTCGTCAAAAGTCGGTGTTTCGCAAGTGAAATCAGTCGGAAAGGCATCCAGCGTTCGTGTGAATGGCTCGGCACCTCCCCCACCTAACTCGGCCGCAGCTTTAAAGAGGGAGGCCCAGAGAAAACTGCTTCTAGAGATGAAACGTCAGCGTCGCGAGGCTATGACCGCAGCGGCCAAATTGAATCCCATAGATGGTGATGGCGCCTCCGACGTACCGGGAATAATTGGCGATAGTTGTGCTAATCCTAGCGTTAGCAACGGAAGTTAA
- the LOC117136676 gene encoding uncharacterized protein LOC117136676 isoform X2 — MDRSLDSIGSCSLDVDADSSDISDTSGSLNFPTPLSVRDITREFTANLRERCVPSLPPQPQHKTPAYVESRSTELEHMVLSPAIVECDQEPSSNDFDETSAGNSQEAPEKKPSYLNLACCVNGYSNLTTYDSKIRQDINKSREVSPIRPSTSSLQYCKRNHFLATPTLHSMPSPATKCKPIEPNNNSNDSSGNFNSGSGHSNGNGSFIKQRVERLYGPGALAQGFYSPKKHGQSPSNAAGRSERGHVEIDSLQGSELARKFKQLSPSKDYGEFRKKLQKKCSQSTTARIDESLHSPGLNGDLDLPVFRHLSQEFRAQLPTVSPKRSAPRSCMAPDVLLVDNESSSDHGPTDEVDHESTKMAKLASEEYISTSNISLEAVVKDGNFFLKILKEEQARLLVLAALAEKYADALSANPDISEDTFGLLRSASGKARLLVSQKMKQFEGLCHNNLNRSPEDKFPTTLDDLQGFWDMVYLQVEHVDSIFADIEQLKSNDWKAKAQSVADQPDLGTIPTKSKATKSSKVGVSQVKSVGKASSVRVNGSAPPPPNSAAALKREAQRKLLLEMKRQRREAMTAAAKLNPIDGDGASDVPGIIGDSCANPSVSNGS, encoded by the exons ATGGATCGCAGTCTGGACTCTATTGGCAGCTGTTCACTGGATGTAGACGCCGACTCCTCCGATATATCAG ATACCAGTGGGAGCCTGAACTTCCCAACGCCGCTGTCAGTAAGGGACATAACACGCGAATTCACTGCCAACCTTCGGGAGCGCTGTGTTCCTAGCTTGCCTCCGCAGCCTCAGCACAAAACCCCTGCCTACGTCGAATCCAGGTCGACTGAGCTGGAGCACATGGTGCTGTCACCTGCAATTGTGGAGTGCGACCAAGAGCCGAGCTCCAATGATTTTGACGAGACTTCTGCAGGAAATTCACAGGAAGCTCCCGAAAAGAAGCCCAGCTATTTAAACCTGGCCTGCTGCGTCAACGGTTATTCCAACCTTACCACCTACGACTCCAAGATTCGGCAGGACATAAACAAGTCACGTGAGGTTTCCCCGATTCGTCCCTCCACCAGCAGTCTACAGTACTGCAAACGCAACCACTTTCTAGCGACTCCAACTCTGCACAGCATGCCTTCTCCGGCCACCAAGTGCAAGCCCATCGagccaaacaacaacagcaacgacaGTAGCGGGAATTTCAATTCGGGTTCTGGTCACAGCAATGGAAATGGCAGTTTCATCAAGCAACGGGTGGAGCGACTTTACGGGCCGGGTGCATTAGCACAGGGTTTCTACAGCCCCAAAAAGCACGGTCAGTCACCATCGAATGCTGCAGGGCGATCGGAAAGGGGTCATGTGGAGATCGACTCTCTACAAGGCTCCGAACTGGCTCGGAAATTCAAGCAGCTCTCCCCCAGTAAAGACTACGGAGAGTTCCGAAAAAAACTGCAAAAGAAATGCTCTCAGAGTACAACGGCGAGGATAGACGAGTCGTTGCATTCTCCAGGTCTAAATGGAGATCTGGACCTGCCCGTTTTTAGGCACCTCAGTCAAGAGTTCCGCGCCCAGTTGCCTACTGTGTCACCAAAAAGGAGTGCTCCTCGATCTTGCATGGCTCCTGACGTACTGCTTGTAGATAACGAGTCAAGTTCAGACCATGGTCCCACGGACGAAGTAGACCACGAATCCACAAAAATGGCCAAACTAGCCTCGGAGGAATACATCAGCACTTCCAATATTTCTCTTGAAGCTGTTGTTAAGGACGGAAATTTCTTTCTGAAAATACTAAAAGAGGAACAAGCCCGTCTGTTGGTGCTAGCCGCTCTTGCTGAAAAATATGCAGACGCCTTGTCG GCAAATCCAGATATCTCCGAAGATACCTTTGGGCTACTGCGATCAGCGTCGGGTAAGGCCCGTCTCTTGGTATCGCAGAAAATGAAACAATTCGAGG gTCTTTGCCACAATAATCTCAATCGCTCACCAGAGGATAAGTTTCCAACAACTCTGGATGACTTACAAGGATTCTGGGATATGGTTTATTTGCAAGTGGAGCACGTGGATTCTATTTTTGCTGATATAGAGCAACTCAAAAGTAACGATTGGAAGGCAAAAGCACAGTCCGTGGCTGACCAACCCGATTTGGGCACCATACCAACTAAGAGTAAGGCAACAAAGTCGTCAAAAGTCGGTGTTTCGCAAGTGAAATCAGTCGGAAAGGCATCCAGCGTTCGTGTGAATGGCTCGGCACCTCCCCCACCTAACTCGGCCGCAGCTTTAAAGAGGGAGGCCCAGAGAAAACTGCTTCTAGAGATGAAACGTCAGCGTCGCGAGGCTATGACCGCAGCGGCCAAATTGAATCCCATAGATGGTGATGGCGCCTCCGACGTACCGGGAATAATTGGCGATAGTTGTGCTAATCCTAGCGTTAGCAACGGAAGTTAA